In Spinacia oleracea cultivar Varoflay chromosome 5, BTI_SOV_V1, whole genome shotgun sequence, a single window of DNA contains:
- the LOC130460998 gene encoding uncharacterized protein, translating into MYEYPFTIGFKFPFTPLVRSFIEVFHLSPGQLMPQIWRVFTVVHGVTADWRTPFDLSDLMYSYDLALQKCCRYTLVTKKGKTNLGVGLGVNDRGWQSRFVFVGKDSLGDKGRFLVEGWTMEVVKGSSLTELNADSEDKYRKFLGYSVEDRSFSRDGEFLDEQAVDRSGDVAEEEEIDEGSGQLTRRRKRLDLLEEVVANSSSAEGEVGDMADNSEHTLSSRPVSRMSQSEIQERARKRLRSSSTSGGRGMTVVPRFSAIGSSAETPVVIGAEGFHPIASSSPPQPFKASSAAVDVSKVSTSSAKKRPVETDPVEDTVITLPPSFLGDEEASVIWPFADRLILPTTYRRYHEVDPLPVASDAAELSLRASQAALAVRRQCSLLCDEVTNARQLTATAKKAAASWEAKWKAAEKKVVDLAAVIKAKGDQLKGKDKQLADVAKDLEKVKEELTSTTEELDGLRSLYDALQEEAKDVEALAIWRTRAQMMYSCLIGETSLWPCQKEVDDYLANGGTMADLSVPVVDPEELAKTADTASTEATEVDAALLVVSVPVPDQEGEVLAVGCEEEALAVVSQDETVDVASVEVPVVPPEQEPEQEVVVSPQEEGMY; encoded by the exons ATGTATGAGTATCCGTTCACAATTGGCTTCAAATTTCCTTTCACTCCTCTAGTTAGGTCCTTTATCGAGGTTTTCCATTTGAGTCCGGGTCAGTTGATGCCCCAGATATGGCGGGTTTTCACGGTGGTGCATGGAGTTACTGCGGACTGGCGTACGCCGTTTGACCTGTCTGATTTGATGTACTCTTACGACCTAGCACTGCAGAAGTGCTGTAGGTATACCTTGGTTACGAAGAAGGGAAAGACGAACTTAGGTGTTGGTTTAGGTGTGAACGACAGGGGTTGGCAGAGTCGTTTTGTCTTTGTAGGCAAAGATTCTCTGGGAGATAAAGGGCGGTTTCTGGTCGAGGGATGGACGATGGAAG ttgtcaaggggtcgtcgttgactgagttgaacgctGATTCTGAGGATAAGTATCGGAAGTTCTTGGGTTATTCTGTCGAGGATAGGTCTTTCAGTCGCGACGGAGAGTTTTTAGACGAGCAGGCGGTGGACCGGTCAGGCGACGTCGCCGAGGAGGAGGAGATAGACGAGGGATCAGGTCAACTGACTCGTCGTCGGAAAAGGTTGGATTTGCTTGAGGAGGTAGTGGCAAACTCGTCGTCCGCCGAAGGTGAAGTAGGTGATATGGCTGACAACTCAG AGCATACTCTTTCGTCTCGGCCTGTGTCGAGGATGTCTCAGAGTGAGATTCAGGAGCGTGCCAGGAAGCGACTTAGGTCGTCCTCGACTTCTGGTGGACGGGGTATGACGGTTGTACCTCGGTTTTCTGCGATAGGTTCATCGGCCGAGACGCCTGTCGTCATAGGTGCCGAAGGCTTTCATCCGATTGCTTCGTCGTCGCCTCCACAGCCGTTCAAGGCGTCGTCTGCTGCTGTCGACGTTAGTAAAGTGTCTACTTCATCGGCCAAGAAGCGACCTGTCGAGACGGATCCTGTCGAGGATACGGTTATCACTTTGCCCCCAAGCTTTTTGGGTGATGAAGAGGCGTCGGTTATATGGCCTTTCGCTGATCGCTTGATCTTGCCTACGACGTATCGACGATACCACGAGGTGGATCCTCTTCCTGTCGCGTCGGACGCCGCTGAGCTTAGTCTGCGG GCGTCGCAGGCTGCCTTGGCCGTGCGTAGGCAGTGTTCGTTGCTGTGCGACGAGGTGACGAATGCAAGGCAGCTGACGGCGACGGCGAAGAAGGCGGCCGCATCGTGGGAAGCGAAGTGGAAAGCTGCTGAGAAGAAGGTTGTGGATCTTGCTGCGGTGATTAAGGCCAAGGGTGATCAATTGAAGGGTAAGGATAAGCAGTTAGCCGACGTGGCTAAAGATCTGGAGAAAGTGAAGGAGGAGTTGACCTCGACGACAGAGGAATTGGATGGATTGAGGAGCTTGTACGACGCCCTGCAGGAGGAGGCGAAGGACGTCGAGGCTCTTGCTATATGGAGGACGCGGGCGCAGATGATGTATTCCTGCCTGATTGGGGAGACTAGCCTTTGGCCGTGCCAAAAGGAGGTGGATGACTATCTGGCTAATGGCGGTACCATGGCTGACCTGTCGGTGCCCGTGGTGGATCCGGAGGAGTTGGCGAAGACGGCTGACACTGCTAGTACTGAGGCGACGGAGGTGGATGCTGCTTTGTTGGTGGTGAGTGTGCCTGTTCCGGACCAAGAGGGGGAGGTTTTAGCTGTTGGGTGCGAAGAGGAGGCCCTTGCCGTCGTTTCTCAAGACGAGACGGTGGACGTGGCGTCGGTGGAGGTGCCAGTCGTGCCCCCAGAGCAAGAGCCGGAGCAGGAAGTCGTGGTTTCTCCTCAGGAAGAAGGGATGTATTAG
- the LOC110805045 gene encoding NAC domain-containing protein 67-like produces MELIQSPNPNNYPTIEAEREAFYKSLPPGFRFSPNDRELILFYLIPKIKGDAVPLNLIHEVNIYDHHPQQFAEKYAAQGARKWYFFTPRDKKYMNGGRPNRKAGDGYWKATGVDKKIVDESDIIIGYKRSLVYYEGKPKKGHKTDWIMYEYVVKDNPSSTLPNNNTGMRSTILL; encoded by the exons ATGGAACTGATCCAAAGCCCTAATCCCAATAATTATCCCACCATTGAAGCTGAACGTGAAGCATTCTACAAATCCCTTCCACCTGGCTTCAGATTCAGTCCCAATGATAGAGAACTCATTCTTTTCTATCTGATTCCCAAGATCAAAGGAGATGCTGTACCCTTGAATCTCATACACGAAGTTAATATCTACGATCATCATCCTCAACAATTTGCTG AAAAATACGCAGCACAAGGGGCGAGAAAGTGGTATTTTTTCACACCAAGGGACAAAAAATACATGAATGGAGGTCGTCCGAATCGAAAGGCCGGAGATGGATACTGGAAAGCCACCGGAGTTGATAAAAAAATAGTGGATGAGTCTGATATAATAAttggttataaaaggtcattgGTGTACTACGAAGGAAAACCTAAAAAGGGTCACAAGACGGATTGGATCATGTATGAATACGTTGTCAAGGATAATCCTTCAAGTACACTtccaaacaataacactggtaTGAGG TCAACcatattgctttga
- the LOC110783275 gene encoding uncharacterized protein — protein sequence MASDQEEDDFLGFSDDEGDGINSDSDSEKGDDAADLVQASESTAADFGDIGFNEDVPNSTEYVQQVPEVEGEGQQQTTNFQELPEHIVHHILSFVPIKDAGRTCILTKDWETLCISYNICPSLHYDHNSFASLLLLSAKTGQEPELCEIRDKFMDFAENHLLTIQHNSQPVLKLTLDVVVVSDDEFSSVDRLIDLVGKIKAEELYVSVQTKDSHWYDDIFDAVAPGGVCYEFPYTTVLASNNKLQSLSIEWCKLINNNNVGMFSSLQHLKLLQVIVDDEALSNLSSCCPEIQVIHFEYCAFLFESLKLSIFPNLKRATIEGTDYSLLDNPLKNLPSFDFRNIGSKLVITPSACSNIRDLKLSCSVNEPNLFEDLTMAFPLIEKVDLKDVQGVNRIQAANIHLKSLSLLSNYSLKTIYVDCPNLCDFDFIGNGVEEVDYVQDECEARHISQRRLHLEVPILCRLDKEISTAFIDSLIWNTCPTILSTYGYCYALIKYLCEKLADKKSGDEECCCKGNLCKKYWWHNIKDFEIKHEYMDMKKKLTSLPELCKDFQQQRQGSYIKFKWCSF from the exons atggcttcagatcaagaggaAGACGATTTCCTCGGTTTTTCTGATGATGAAGGCGACGGCATTAACTCCGATTCTGACTCGGAGAAAGGTGATGATGCTGCTGACTTGGTACAAGCTTCTGAAAGTACTGCTGCTGATTTTGGGGACATTGGGTTTAATGAAGATGTACCAAACAGCACTGAATATGTACAGCAAGTACCAGAAGTAGAAGGGGAAGGGCAGCAGCAAACTACCAACTTTCAAGAG TTGCCGGAGCACATTGTTCACCACATTCTATCATTTGTTCCGATTAAAGATGCAGGTCGAACTTGCATTTTAACCAAAGACTGGGAAACATTATGCATTTCCTACAACATTTGTCCATCTTTGCATTACGATCACAATTCCTTTGCATCACTATTACTACTTTCTGCCAAAACTGGGCAAGAGCCTGAACTTTGTGAAATTAGGGACAAATTCATGGATTTTGCAGAAAATCACTTGTTAACGATACAACACAACTCACAACCCGTGCTTAAATTAACATTGGATGTTGTTGTTGTATCTGACGATGAATTTTCAAGTGTTGATCGGTTAATTGATTTGGTTGGAAAAATTAAGGCCGAGGAATTGTATGTTTCTGTGCAAACAAAAGACTCTCATTGGTATGATGATATTTTTGATGCAGTAGCACCAGGGGGTGTATGTTACGAGTTCCCTTACACAACTGTACTTGCTTCTAATAACAAGTTACAATCTCTTTCTATCGAATGGTGCAAgttaatcaacaacaacaatgtGGGTATGTTTTCTTCTTTGCAACATTTGAAGCTGTTACAAGTTATAGTGGATGATGAAGCATTAAGTAACTTATCAAGTTGTTGCCCAGAAATTCAAGTTATACACTTTGAGTATTGCGCTTTTTTGTTTGAATCCCTTAAACTCTCGATATTTCCTAACCTAAAGAGGGCTACTATCGAAGGTACAGATTATAGCTTACTCGATAAT CCATTGAAAAACCTTCCTAGTTTTGATTTTCGAAATATTGGTTCGAAGTTGGTGATCACCCCATCTGCTTGTAGTAATATCAGAGATCTCAAGCTTAGTTGCTCTGTTAACGAGCCTAATCTGTTTGAAGATCTTACAATGGCGTTTCCATTGATTGAGAAAGTGGATCTTAAAGATGTCCAAGGTGTTAATAGGATTCAAGCAGCTAATATTCATCTCAAGAGTTTAAGTTTACTTTCCAATTATTCACTTAAAACGATTTACGTTGATTGTCCAAATTTGTGTGATTTTGACTTTATTGGTAATGGGGTGGAAGAG GTCGATTACGTTCAAGATGAATGTGAAGCAAGACATATTTCCCAACGTAGGCTTCACCTAGAAGTGCCTATACTCTGTAGACTTGACAAGGAAATTTCAACAGCTTTTATAGATAGCTTGATTTGGAATACCTGTCCGACTATCTTAAGCACATATGGGTATTGTTATGCTTTGATTAAG TACTTGTGTGAAAAACTAGCCGATAAGAAATCGGGAGATGAAGAATGCTGTTGTAAGGGGAATTTATGCAAGAAATATTGGTGGCATAACATTAAAGATTTTGAAATAAAGCACGAATATATGGACATGAAGAAGAAGTTGACATCTTTGCCGGAGCTGTGTAAGGACTTCCAACAACAAAGACAGGGGTCTTATATTAAATTCAAGTGGTGCTCATTTTGA
- the LOC130460812 gene encoding uncharacterized protein — protein sequence MALMFPNTTQSTPLLLPPPPPPPSSLPPLLFSDFQLPPPSLPPLPASDIQYGSTNNGDGHIWNNQSGTGNLLCSSMMNECTPSSTSSSSSSLLPPTNQNLQIMDSSTDMFTANGDEDVDWTQLDNLELPENWIQDTITCSELENFLKNLDY from the coding sequence ATGGCCCTTATGTTTCCCAACACCACTCAGTCGACGCCGTTGCTTCTacctcctcctcctccgccgCCGTCGTCTCTACCACCTTTGCTTTTCTCAGATTTTCAGTTACCGCCGCCCTCTCTACCACCTTTGCCTGCCTCAGATATTCAATATGGTAGTACTAATAATGGCGATGGGCACATCTGGAATAATCAAAGTGGGACTGGTAATTTGTTGTGTTCATCAATGATGAATGAATGCACACCCTCATCTACAtcctcatcttcatcttcattgcTACCTCCTACTAATCAAAATCTGCAGATAATGGATTCCTCGACGGATATGTTTACAGCCAATGGAGATGAAGATGTGGATTGGACTCAACTTGACAATCTAGAATTGCCAGAGAATTGGATTCAAGATACAATTACATGTTCTGAACTTgagaattttctaaagaatttGGATTATTAG
- the LOC130460810 gene encoding uncharacterized protein has translation MTTGEMTIAEMKAAYEKAQAELAQERASNETLQKELESVKSNKHQSRYKGGKPKKLTFEMPDDFEDVTDDEEETREEEDKEAPDPVTQRLNKMDARMTKHYSRLMKLMTRFPGAPTPVETEPTDGYAASPFCEAIARVTVPHTLRLPTWTTLYDGTSDPYRHVNFYKQRMWQIGIPHDLVEPVMCKSFGGTLDGAALEWLTNVPPRSISCLSDLINAFYQQFASSRQLEKQTSDLYRLVQGPTESVRDYFNRFNCEKIGIKNCDVRTAIEAFKRGLIPNSELYREITKYPCATFEEVRSRATAQMRIEDDEVIRTASQRSTGGSNDRRSYTPRNNNWRHQPYVRQNQVQSVNQYYDTNNVYRNERVEHPNISDYGFNVDIGGVVNALQNVGGTVRWPRKNDRPDSMKDMSKWCDFHRDNGHTTEECISLRKEVAYLLKRGHLKELLSDKGKETFSKEQTTLPGPATSSERPEPPPFNKVVNVISGGSDICGLTSSAAKKINRGESETVEEGQTEDEVALHRSLTAMAITFDDSDSVDTQREHHDGLVISLPIGNALIKRILVDNGSSANVLFLEALQEMGLEEKNIVRRSTVLVGFSGEALRTVGEISLPTYAEGVNMMTKFNVVDCPSAYNVILGRPWIHKMKAVPSTYHQSIKFPTKWGVMEIKGQQRDAKKCYETALKPSKSPI, from the coding sequence ATGACTACTGGAGAGATGACGATCGCAGAGATGAAGGCGGCTTACGAGAAAGCCCAAGCCGAACTAGCCCAAGAGAGGGCATCCAACGAAACCCTCCAGAAAGAGCTCGAATCTGTAAAGAGCAACAAGCACCAGTCCCGCTACAAAGGTGGGAAGCCAAAAAAGCTAACGTTCGAGATGCCCGATGACTTTGAAGACGTGACCGACGATGAGGAGGAAACCCGCGAGGAAGAAGACAAAGAAGCTCCCGATCCGGTGACCCAACGCCTGAACAAGATGGATGCACGCATGACAAAGCACTATTCCCGCCTGATGAAGTTGATGACCAGGTTCCCCGGGGCACCTACACCAGTGGAAACCGAGCCGACCGACGGATATGCCGCGTCGCCGTTCTGCGAAGCGATCGCTAGAGTGACGGTTCCGCACACACTCCGGCTCCCAACCTGGACCACCCTGTACGACGGGACATCCGACCCCTATAGGCACGTCAACTTCTACAAGCAGCGCATGTGGCAGATCGGGATTCCGCACGACCTAGTGGAACCTGTCATGTGCAAATCATTCGGTGGCACCCTCGATGGAGCAGCGTTGGAATGGCTCACGAACGTCCCTCCCAGATCCATCTCCTGTCTGTCCGACCTCATCAACGCCTTCTACCAACAATTCGCCAGCAGTCGCCAGTTAGAAAAACAAACCAGTGATCTCTATCGGTTGGTTCAAGGGCCAACCGAATCGGTACGCGATTATTTCAaccgttttaattgtgaaaaaattggtATAAAAAATTGTGATGTCAGGACTGCTATTGAGGCGTTCAAGAGAGGCCTCATCCCCAATTCGGAGCTGTACCGGGAaataaccaaatacccctgtgCAACTTTCGAAGAGGTGCGATCAAGGGCCACCGCCCAGATGCGAATCGAAGACGACGAGGTTATCCGAACAGCATCTCAACGATCGACGGGGGGCAGCAACGACAGAAGATCGTACACCCCAAGGAACAACAATTGGCGACACCAACCGTATGTCCGGCAAAACCAGGTACAAAGTGTCAATCAGTATTATGATACTAACAATGTTTACAGGAACGAGCGGGTCGAACACCCCAACATCTCCGACTACGGCTTCAACGTCGACATTGGAGGTGTGGTGAACGCCCTTCAAAATGTAGGTGGAACAGTCAGATGGCCCCGGAAGAACGACAGACCGGACTCCATGAAGGACATGAGCAAATGGTGCGACTTCCACCGCGACAACGGACACACAACCGAGGAGTGCATCTCCCTCCGAAAGGAAGTCGCATACCTCCTGAAACGGGGGCATCTAAAGGAACTGTTGAGCGACAAGGGAAAAGAAACATTTTCCAAAGAGCAAACCACCCTGCCCGGCCCAGCGACAAGCAGCGAGCGACCAGAACCACCACCGTTCAATAAAGTGGTAAATGTTATTTCCGGTGGTTCAGATATTTGTGGACTAACCtcttctgcagctaaaaaaATTAACAGGGGAGAATCTGAGACAGTAGAAGAGGGGCAAACCGAAGACGAAGTCGCACTACACAGGTCCCTGACCGCAATGGCTATTACTTTCGACGATTCAGATTCTGTAGATACACAGCGGGAGCACCACGACGGGTTGGTAATATCGCTCCCTATAGGAAACGCATTGATCAAAAGGATACTGGTCGACAACGGAAGCTCAGCCAACGTACTGTTCTTGGaagcactacaagaaatgggATTAGAAGAGAAAAACATAGTAAGGAGATCAACAGTCCTGGTAGGGTTCAGTGGAGAAGCACTACGGACGGTAGGAGAGATATCGCTGCCTACATACGCAGAAGGCGTCAACATGATGACCAAGTTCAACGTCGTCGATTGTCCATCAGCGTACAACGTCATCCTAGGACGTccatggatccacaaaatgaagGCAGTGCCATCAACATATCAccaatcaatcaaatttccaacCAAGTGGGGggtcatggaaatcaaagggCAGCAAAGGGATGCGAAGAAATGTTACGAGACAGCACTGAAACCATCCAAGTCACccatctag